A stretch of Corvus hawaiiensis isolate bCorHaw1 chromosome 8, bCorHaw1.pri.cur, whole genome shotgun sequence DNA encodes these proteins:
- the BNIP3 gene encoding BCL2/adenovirus E1B 19 kDa protein-interacting protein 3: MSRQSPQEENLQGSWVELHFSSNGSGSGSSVSAGSQEQVPASLSIHNGDMEKILLDAQHESGRSSSRESSHCDSPPRSQTPQDSHRALEVESHSSGEKNSFQSEEDFLERRREVERLLRKNADWIWDWSSRPENIPPKEFLFKHPRRTATLSMRNTSVMKKGGIFSAEFLKVFLPSLLLSHLLAIGLGIYIGRRLTTTASSSTF; the protein is encoded by the exons atGTCGCGACAGAGCCCGCAGGAGGAGAACCTGCAGG GGTCCTGGGTGGAACTGCACTTCAGCAGCAATGGGAGTGGCAGTGGGAGCTCTGTCTCTGCGGGGAGCCAGGAGCAGGTGCCggcctccctctccatccacAACGGGGACATGGAGAAGATCCTGCTGGACGCCCAGCACGAGtcgggcaggagcagctccagggagagctcgcACTGTGACAG CCCTCCTCGCTCCCAGACCCCCCAGGACAGTCACAGAGCTCTGGAGGTAGAGAGCCACAGCAGTGGGGAGAAGAACAGCTTCCAG TCTGAGGAGGATTTcctggaaaggaggagggaggtggaGCGGCTGCTGAGGAAGAACGCGGATTGGATCTGGGATTGGTCCAGCCGGCCCGAGAACATCCCACCCAA ggaattccTCTTCAAACACCCCCGGCGCACAGCCACGCTCAGCATGAGGAACACCAGTGTCATGAAGAAAGGGGGAATATTCTCTGCGGAATTCCTGAAGGttttcctcccatccctgctgctctctcacCTGCTGGCCATTGGACTGGG GATTTACATCGGGAGGCgcctgaccaccacagcttccagcagcaccttCTAG